Genomic DNA from Brassica rapa cultivar Chiifu-401-42 chromosome A04, CAAS_Brap_v3.01, whole genome shotgun sequence:
GTGGATGGAACCAGAGAGAAGGATCCTTTTCTGTCCATTGATGATTAAAGCTTTATGATCATAAGAGACCAATGCTTTAGTTGAGCAAATCAACAATGAAAAACACATAATCGCCAGAAAAATCCAAGCTTTATCCCTAAAATTCATAACCATTTTCCCacttattagtttatatttagAAACTGGTAAAGGAGATTTGCTGAGCTATTGGGATTGGAATGAATGATGGCATAAAGGTTATATGTAAAGCCTGACACTTATCCTATTGTACTTATAGATTAATGAATGCAATGaaatgagaaaaaaattgtGGGGCCAATCTCTCTGTTTTTTGAGCGGatgacttttttttatttttttgagcgGATGACTTTAAAATCTTCTGCCCTACCAgatgaatattttcattttccatttttattttgtcaaattatataagtagtattAATCCCCCTGCTTGTTTAATCCAAAATcatattctttttctttaatttgcTTCCACTTTTCAATATCACATACCACTGCCatatataatctttttctttttggtcacGGGAAAACTAATGATATAATGTAAAAGTGGTTAACCCCACTACTAAATGTCATTATGAGTATATATGTCaatatcatatattcatatacaATGAAGATGCGATTCACGAATATTGTTCGACCACATCAGATTGTTACTCATCGCTTATTACAGAGTTGAAGAACAATACGACATctgtgaagaaaaaaaaacgatacCTTTACCTTCTATGGAGACGaaggaaaacatgttttaatcGAGTAagaaaaatagataaatattgcAAGTTGTGTGGTCCTTGACTCTGTGTAGGCAGCACAATGAAGACTACCAAGTAATTACAATACAAATTTAATGATGGAAAGCTATATACATACcggcaaaatattttttttaaaactatttatatgttAGGTTAAATAagctatatatatgttatagtattgatGCAAATTGGACTTGCAAATTACATTTAAGCACGGTGATAAAAAGCCCTACCGCCACATCCTTTCAAGTGCACATAATGACATAACAATTCATTCATTGccgttttgttttcttctttcaaaTGCATATGTTCCATTTGTATCTTGTGCAACATTCTCTTCTCCACGTTACCGATTAGTTGCATTAAGAAGGCAGACGAGTAACCATTTTTGTGGCTTATGCGAAAAGCTTCATGTCAAGtcagagcaaaaaaaaattcattaagcCGATACGTTAGTCCAGCCGTCGGTGGCCTTGACCACATATTAATGGCTATCAttaaccaaaataatatttacttGGTTATTAGAATTAGATTTGGGAGCAACTTAGCTCAACTGACGATCCAATGCATTGCAACATATACATATTGATTAAACTGTTTTGAAGTTTTCTTCCAAGTTATCAtttgttcaaaaataaattttttacatGTGCATCCGGTCCGAGAATAATGCATTTAGTGCTAAAAATGAAGTGACTACCACATTgtttaattcaaatataactTTTGAAGTTCAATATTCTCCCgttacaaaagaaaatactTAAGTTATAGATCACTCTTGTTTCCTTATAAAAACTGTGGGATATTGTAACGGATTAGTCAAGCCCAATCAAGATAAGATAGGCTTATAACAACTCGGGTCTACCGACAAGATGTGTGTCTACaacatgtaaaataaatatagatgCCTCGGTTTCTCTAAAGTATTTGAAAGTTCAATTTCTTTCTCTTAATAGCTCCTTAAAGATTCCTATAATTCTGGACcttgaaaaaaattcaactttGTTTCTTCGTTACCTGGAAACAAATCGCACAGCAAATAaggcttctttttttttttgataacgcCCATAAAAATTCCGTTTTTTTTTGCCGGACAAATAATGCTATTGTGCTCGACGAAAGAaatcaatttaatttttgtatagATCAAATGTAATGCAAAAATATAGAAttagtaagtcgtctgtttcTAGTGAAATCCACGTATGTGTTTATCTATATATCATAATAAACCaagtatatcatattttttcatatttcttAATCATCACATGATATCCAGAGAGTTTTTAGAGCGAAACTCTCTTAGACGACGAACTGTCGGTTTGCTCCCGACTGACAGTTCCAACTCATAGAGACTAAGGAAGAGGCTGTGGAGCGGACCGAAAATTCGTTCCTTTCTTCTTCGTCGACGGAATTATGGTTGCTCGAGGTTGGGCTGCCCTCTGGGTTCTCCTTTCAGCTCCCGATGTCTTACTACTCTGACATGGTCCTAGGGTTTGTCTTCCTCTTGGTGAGTTATGGGTTTTAGTGACTCTGCGCCTCTTTAGGCTCACCCCAAGGCCTAGGCTCCTTACAGTACGTTTCCTTGatggaggggggggggggggggggggggggggggggaggtaAAGCCTTTCCTTTCCTGTCTTGTAAGCCGAGAGAGATAGTAGATTTGTGCCTTTTGTCACTTGTCGGGACAGCTACATTATCTTCAATCTCGTCAGAGATCGCTAGAGGCCCGAGTCTCAGCGAGACATGGAGTCGATCTTCATTGTACTCCGACAGATTTTCTTGTACTGGGTTCTTTGACGAAGATGGGATATTGCTGGCTCCTGACTGAAAAATGGGCAAGTTCTCTTCCAAATAGTGCATATCGACCTCCTGGAGTCTACCCGAGTCAGCATTTGCCACACCATCTTATAGGAGAGGAATCCTCTATTTTGGGAGGGAGAGTCTGTCTAGTGCCGATCTTCTCTCCTGCGACAGGGGATTACTATCTCCCGATCGTTGTCTTCCGCTGGTGGTGCCCAATATCAGACAAGAGCCCCCTTCTCTTTGAGGTCTAGGCGATGGAGTATGAGAAACTTGGGAGCGGCCAGCTTTTGATGAGGATTCTATATGTGAACCAGCACGTACAGGCCTCTATTCAGTTCGCGGTGTCTGAGTCTTTGTTCTGGAAAGATTCCTTTTGAGATGAAACAGAGCTGTCGTTATGGAAAGATAATCTCGCTCATGCTGGGAGGCGACTACCAGCCACATTGTTTTCTACCCGGGTTGAGTGCTCCTTGTACGTAGGGTCTCTTCTGACTCCATAATTGTAGCGAAACTCTTTCTCCTTCTTCCAGTCAAGCTCCCGGGAAGATTGGTGTCATTGATTTGAGTTATAAATTCTTTGGCTCATAGAAGTATCAGGCTCTTCTCTTATCAAATTTCTTGCAGCTGTTCTTCTTCTATCAGCATCGAGCCTGTCCAAAGTACGAGATTGAGATATACCCATTCTTGTTGAGGAGTCTCTGGAGTTTGCTTGGGCCCGCTGTGAAGGACAATCATCTCTTTCATGAGACAGTGAGTGGCAAATGAAGCAATGTTTTTCTAGATTTTAGTATTCCAGCTCCACTTGCTTAATTTCCCCCGCTAGACTTATGTCTAGGAACATTTCCAGGGGCTTCAAACCATTAACAAGTACTCTGATTCTTCCTCTGTCTACATCGAAATCCTCCACTGGTCCCAGTTCATCTCCAATTGCTTCTATAGCAGCATCAGACCAGTAGTGTAAAGAATTTCCATGTATCGTTATCCAGAAGGGTATTAGTGCCGGAAAGAAGTCAGAGACTATAGGCTCCCATCTCTGGAGGATCAAAATCCATCTCTTGAAGTGATATGGCGTGCCTGAGAGGATAGCTTGAAGGTCCTGTTCAGTTTCGAACTTAAACTGAAACAGGTGTGGTCCCAAGGCCCTTCCGGTGATAGATCCCGCCACACGCCAATGTTGGAGGAAGAAGTCTACTAGGGCTATGGTTTTTTGGACTGAGGGGTTTGTGACTCTCCCTATGAGGGTGAGTTTGTGCTCTTCTATTCTTGCAGAAGTGTCGACAGCAGGGATTTTTACTGGGGGTCGTTTAGCCTGTCTCACTGAGTCAGCTACCCACTTGCCTTTGTCCATTTTTGAGTTTCGGTAAGCCATAGATAACTGAGTATTAACTTCTCAACTGTAATTCTTGAATACCTAACTGCAGTAAGCAGTAAATTTCCAACACGGAGTAAAAACCTTAGTGACAAGGTAACTGGGACTGTACTTAGACAGTAGAAAGACTAAAGGAAGCTTGAGACAGAGACGTCAATAAAGCTTTGAACAGATAAGCTATTATCTCTCTGCCTGCTCCTAGAGCATTCTCCCAACAGATCTGCAATAAATGATTCACTGAATAACCATTATGAGACCGTAGAGGAGAAACTCCAGCTTCAGGGAGCTTGATCGTACACGAAAACTATGTCGCCGGAAAGTTGGTGCGGTGGTGAGTTAATAGACCACGGCTGGGGGAGACGGTAGTTGCGGTGGGGTATTTGAAAAAGCAAGGAAAGTCAACTCGGAACAGTACACCTTGAGCCTTTTGTCTGAGAGAAGAAAGTGATTTTTAGTTTGCACTTTTTTTAGTATTCTTTCTACCAACATAAATATTCATGTCAATCCTAAACGTGTATCTcactttcagtcaaatgcaaaaccaacctaaagggGTGGTAAAAGTACTATGTAACCCTTATGACCATATAAAAAACAGAAATATATTTTGCAATTATGTCCTTAATAAGCCTATAAGTAATAAAAAGAAATCTACATTATATGTAGACCTCCTAAGAAGCCTACTGTGTAGACTCATTATGTAACTTACATTGtaatttgatctaataatttaattttaaaaatttataaaaataattgttatAAACATGTGTTAAACAATATggtttagaaacaaaaggttatAACATGTTATGTATTCTACTGGTAGATTTCTTAGTGTTAGATTTAAATTTAgaatctttttttgttttattgaattaaatttgtatattaatgtttagtattttatattttgtatagctTGATATTTGATACAGTaattaaaactttttattataaagcaaaacatttagggtttgagtTTTGTGGTTTACGGTTCcgtagacctacaataaagtAAATTTAGCTGGTGACGTCCTTTTCAGTTtacatttttcaattttgtttacaaaaaaatattatatttaaactaagttgagtttcttaagaataaaaatgttaaatcatatactataaatattaaaaataaataaataaatttagtaaatcatatattaaaatgatgaaaaaaataaagaataaacaataataatgaaattactatagtagacttccaaaaaggtctactatgCTACAATAAAATCTACTCCAAAGTTTTAATTTTGGTAGACTTCACAGTGTCGTAATTTTTTAACTTAGTTACATTTTTGTCATCctatataactaaaatttatacaATCTCTTTCGAAAATGGCTGcacaagattttaaaattttctcccttctctctaaaactctctcatttctcttctttctttataAAATTCTCTgaagtctttctcacaatattatcttgttaTTTTAGGtattatgattcatggttttcatcttctccctTAAAAATGCAAGTTTaagatctatagattttaaatgtgtatttttatgttatttctttCGCGCAATAATATCTTGTTTTTTGTTggtattatcactcatggatttcatcttcgcctctaaaaatgtaatttttagattaattgattttaaatgtgtatttatatgtttatattcaataaatttatagatcaagctctgtgcattaatttgctactattttatcttataaaattctattttgtaaagtattttcagatttaaaattattttcacatttcaaaatgtatagatttttcagatctgaaaattttCATACAGTGTAAACTTCTGAAGTCTGCTTATAAACTAAAGCTAgtagacttcatatgaagtttactaaaccacaAAGTTTAAGCAGAATTTATTGGAAGTTTACAAAAATATggtttttattgtttttctatgttttttaataattttatcttattttgtagGTATTTTCTCTTATTCTAATCAAATgtattatgtttttgttttaagatGTGATGAAGAAGGAAGCAATACTCATTATATTTGTGCTCATCGTGGTTCTGATTTCACCACTTTTTGATTATGCACTTTTCATTCCTTTAAAATGTTCTAGAGCAGCCGCTCTGTTTTGGGCCCCGTGCTCCCTTATTCTGATCGAATGTATTGCAGAAATAACGAGCCATGAAGGCAAATCTCTCAACTCTCTTCTTACCAAAGGCAGCCCCACTCCTATATATTTGGGGAAATTCGTTCACAATggttaggcctgggcattcgggtcgTCGGGTCGGATTCGGGTCGGGTCCTTTCGGGTCCGGGTCTTTCGGGTCTAAGAGTTTAggacccgatagggtaatttcaaattttcggttccgggtcggttcgggtcgtgccgggtccgggtcgggtcgggtcttagatagttagacccattcgggtaattagaatttatcggttcggattcggttcggtttcgggtcgggttcggttcgggttcgatctaaaaaagacctaaaaatacataaaaatatctgaaaatatttatatatccgaaaatattcaaaaatttattcaaaatttgtgtgttttattatattaaaatgtgtatatatactaaactatGTGAAATACAACAACAATTCGTTGTCTCCTAGTGGTTGACCCCCATATTCTCTAGACAAATAACCCGTCTTCGATTCCCCTTtgatgcattttatttaatttatattattaattcgggtacccatcgggtttcgggttcgggtcgggtcgggtccaaGACCCGCGGGTCCTCTACAACAagacccgatagggtaatttgaTCGGATCGGTTTCTACCCGAACCGGgttttttcggttcggtttcgggtcgggtcttcgggtccgggtaaaatgcccaggcctaacAATGGTGTCACCATTCTAGGATGGAGATAGAACATGTCTTCGCCACCACTGAGAGGAGATAAATAATATGAGAAGAGAACTTCATTGATCTCCCAACCAAGGTCCTTAAATATACCAAGGTTCTGAATAGCTATAAGAGTCctctttgatcaaaaaaaaaaaaaaaagctataagAGTCCTCTAAATTAGATGATCAAGCTGACAAGATGATATCTCAAAATACTCAGATATCTTAACTATCAATGCATGACCTTATCTCTAAAACCCAACTCAAAGAAGCGTCATAAGCAATGACTTCATCTACTCCAAAATCAGAACCTCGACTATCGAGATTAGGGGCCCGAAGGACAACTTCTTCGGCAAGAGAatacctctctctctccataTCATCATCCCGACACCGAAGGAGGTCCTATCTTGTTTGGTTTCATGGACACAGCCATTGGTTCCAGATTTTTGACCTTCCCCATTAGATCAATAGAAGACCCCGATGAAATGATGGATCCCGAAACATTAGGACTAATTTTCTCTTCGATCTAACCTAACTACGTATAGAAGGAGAAAGATATGTACTACGGTTAGGGGTACCTTCCATTTTTACCGGAAACAAAAGCAAAAGATCTAAAGAGGAATCAAAAATGGAATGTTACTAAACCCTAGAATTCTATGACCAGAGACCAAAGAGATTACCTTGATACACTAAATGAAAGG
This window encodes:
- the LOC117133649 gene encoding uncharacterized protein LOC117133649, with the protein product MDKGKWVADSVRQAKRPPVKIPAVDTSARIEEHKLTLIGRVTNPSVQKTIALVDFFLQHWRVAGSITGRALGPHLFQFKFETEQDLQAILSGTPYHFKRWILILQRWEPIVSDFFPALIPFWITIHGNSLHYWSDAAIEAIGDELGPVEDFDVDRGRIRVLVNGLKPLEMFLDISLAGEIKQVELEY